Part of the Engystomops pustulosus chromosome 4, aEngPut4.maternal, whole genome shotgun sequence genome is shown below.
GAGAGCAATACCGGAGCCGAGTCATTATTGATACAAAGACCTGTCAAGTACCCAGGAGGGTATTGCCACCATATAAAGTGCACTGAGCCGGGGGCTTGCTGGATAAATTGTCCACAGCTTGGTGGGAACCCAGTACCATCAGGTCATGATTGTGAAGTTTGTTTGGGCTTTACCCTTTTTTTTACAGGGTCTACAATGGAGACCAGCAAAAAAAACTCCTTCTGTATAACTCTCTCTTTGTGCTGACATAATTATGCTACTGACTATTTCATTTATTAATATATCCATTACTTTGTGTGTAATTCTCGGCCTGGATGGCAGTTTATCTCCAAATTTCGGATCATATCGGAGAAAATCCAAATAAAAGACATGGTCCCAGAACTTCCAAGTAGCGTTTAACTtctttttattgtaggtacaatTTGTCATAAAGTTTAGCATCCAATTAATATTCCAGCCGCGTTTCGAATCTCCTGAGCCTTTTGCAACAGCTATGATAGCTATAGCCAACTGTTGGAAAAGGCTCAGGAGAGCCAAAACGCGTCCAAAATATTAAATGGATGCTAAACTTTATAACAAATTTACCTAcaataaaaagaagttaaaagCTACTTGAAAGTTCTGGGAccatttcttttatttgttacaCTGCTACTATCCACGAGCACGAGGTAAGAAGTAGTTTGGGTGCCGTCCATATTTGGAACATTCATATTGGAGTAAATGCCAGTGTTTGTGTTTTATTTCTGAAATTTTATGTGAATCTTTTGTGGCTTTTGTTATAAATGGAATTTCTAATGCAGTTGTTTAATAATTATGATAGTTGTGTCCTTATTTTATATCTGTATGTTAGAAATCTCCTggttcattggggcttatttactaaattcCAGCGGCCGCATTTCCTTTGGGCTTTCCGCCGTTTTTGGGGGTCGAACCGGGGATTGCGacgcatgtgatcagattgtgtcacaattgcgccggctttcacatgatTGGGTGGCGGGCCGACGATGCAggggatttaacaaatcaatttgtgtcgcatccaatgcacttacatgcatcgagaggaagaaggtgaactccggcggagcttaTCAGGGAAGCAAAACATGCAGGaaatcgagcgcacgatcttcatgggGATTCCGGTGGACAACGCACAACGGCTATAAGTCTCagcacgcctacatggtggccttaattggcagactCTGTAACTAGAACTCTTACTTCTTGTCATCTGTTTCCAATTTTATTTCCCAATCTTCGTTTTAAATTTCTATGGAGAATAATACTCTCTGTGTAAAATATTTAACTGTAGAAATCTGTGATTCCTATTTGAAGACAATACCCCAATATTTCTGTATATATCATCCCATTGTAATGCACCAATATCCTCTAGCTCTTGTATCCATCTTTCCTGGTTTATGTGCTTCCTATGAAGATCCAGACACTTCCTTATCATTCTATACAACCATGATAAATTTTACTTGTTACCCTCTTTTATATTAAAGACAACCTCCAAACTTATGTGAGTTTCCTTCCTAAATAATTCTTTTTTTCCCCCTACTAACTGCGTGAACAATTTGCACGTATCTTAAGTAGTCTTGTTGGCCGACAGTCGTCTTCTTTTTTAATATGTTAATAGGAATAAATTCCCCATTTttatatacatgcagtcccctacttaaggacacccgacttacagacgacccatagttaaagatggacccctctgcctcttgtgacctctggtgaagctctctagatgctttccTTTAGCCCCAGACTGTAATAAttatttgtcactggggcaaaaaaaaattgtctcgatctacaatgataaaatatagagtttgcgacttaagaataaaccaatggaacctatcttatacgtaacccggagaGACTGCCTTTATTTGTGAAACCAACTCAATTCCTCTCCTTCTTCAGGAACCAATCCCCTCCAGGTTATATATTTCTTTACAATTATAATTCCCCCTAACTGGCATTGTTTTACttgtctgtggttcagtgatttccatggaagCCTTTCaaagccaaaaaaagtaaaaaaaaaattaaatatatatattcaaatcacccccctttccctagagtcgatataaatataaatagacagtaaaaatcataaacacgttaggcATCAACGCgtatgaaaatgcctgatctatcaaaactcATATTTCGTATTTCAGTTtagccctgtaacagaaaataaaacccaaagtaaaaaattttgactattttgaaaaatataaaaaattctataataagtgatcaaaaggccatacagtgtgaaaaatagaagcattgaaaacctcatcaaaagtcgcaaaaaattacaccacccacagctccgggcacttgtacaggaggttttaatttttgtaaatatatgaaaactttataaaacttgtacaaatatggtatccctgtgatcgtaccaaccaaaagaataaagtagacctgtcatttggggcccacagttaaatccgtaaaatccaataaCATGGGTGACCCCGTGATCCATGTCTtggatcgcaggtgcacccgtgcgctGCCCAGCCCCGGTCTGGAGTCACggcacaggtgcccctgcgatccatgttgcggatcgcgggtgcaccagtGCTCCGCTGTCTGCTCCCCACTTGCCAAGGGcagtactcacctctcccggctcctgatggctccataGCGGTCCCGTTCAAGCCGTGCGcgcctactctctaagaatttagAGGGCGCTGGAATTCCCGGCTTAGCGAtaaagcctggcgactcccagcatcccctgctggatcttcaggtAATtatgctgaagagaaagcctcctgagcgtttccagatgcctgtgcaaatgcgttttttcaccatgttcactgcacttggaatttttcttttgcttccaagtacacggcatggaatataagaTACCGTCTctatgaagtggaatttgttacacagaaaacaagcccccacacagctctttacatggaaaaataatagttatttatttttaagGGGGTGTTAATAACTCTGgtgttaataacttttttatactttagcgtACGGAtctttgggaggtgttgttttttgcggatgTCGAtgccgtttacaatgttatcatttttaggactgtacgacaacACTTACGAACAACACACACACCAGAGTCCAAGCATGGGGTGCACTTACGCAAATTAGCCCTTAAGCTCTGCCACttacacaaaatggcgtccttatgcTAATTCCTACTCCCATAACACACAGTACACCCATTCAGATCAATTCtaatgtcagggaaaccaaacgcatcCGAATCCCTGACactacacaccatgcacacacagcCCTAGGGGGAGCAAAACCACAATATGTACCCCCTAGCATTTATGTGCCTATGGAATGCTACTGCATAGAGCCACTCTGCACCCTGATACAGCCATATGCCCACGCTTTGTTACAGCTGCCACCACTCATAATTACGGCTCACGAGACGCCCACACCAAGATAACACACACATAAGAAAAGAAAATACAGACCTCTTATGAATTGAATTGGCATAGAGATCCTCGTAGAGAAACCAATGAAAATTCTTGGACCACCCTGCAAACTCAATGCATCTCCATTTATAGACAAGAATTGAATGGTGGCATGTTACTTTAACTAACCACCGAATCCGACCCTGGATTCTGAGAGGGGCGTGGCTACATCTGAATCAAGGTGGAAAGTTCAGGACATATTTCCTAATTTATGTCATATCTTCTCCTGAGAAGAAGATCTGGCCACCACATTTCCCAGCATGAATGAACAAATATAACAATATCaaacaccattatgaaatgtTGTCCCAATTGTCTAATAGCCATTTTTTTTGGTTTCCCAACTGCAAAATCCTTGGTGCTTGACACCCCAGGACTATTAGAGGATGGCAATCACAAATTTGTTAAacagaaattgaaatatttgatttattttttcattttcttaagtAGCTATGTTAAGACACATGGACAACCATCCCATCCAACGGACCCAggaaaccaatttacatttctatTGATGATCACAGAGGacaggaaacacagagggggAGTCGGGGCAGTTGGTCTACAGACCAGGTACTAATTATGTTATCTCATAAGGGCAAGTTGATTTCCTGTCAAAGAGGAGGCATTTTAATCCATAATTTATGACACAGTATAAGATAATtttacagataatggggcacatttacttacccggtcctgttgcaatcccgcagcatgttgtccgacaaggattcgggtccggcgcgattcactaagctcatgcgcccgagttccagtatccgtcgcttctgcgctgaggtccaccggagttcacctgcttcttcccggtgcttgtaagtgcgtgtcttgcaacacaattttaaatgttaaatcctgcgctcagtctgaatccgccgggttgtccgagggccacgcccccgatttctgtccgtgcatgccagcgccgatacgccacaatccgatcatgtgcgccaaaatcccagggcaattcggcgcgaagcggaaatcgacgggaaacccaacaaaagtgcggcgttcggacccttagtaaatgaccccttatATGTCACAGTGAGCCACTGGCTTTGTCAGTAATATTTGGCTATTGTGCAACTTTGTcatttattatgttatttttggCATCGCAGTGATTGCTCGGTTACagtagagatgtaaaaaaaatgacccctcgtCCACCGCTCCTCCACTCTACTACAAAGTTATGAATAAAAATATAATGATACATTTTATCAAGGAGAATCTTCATCAACTCTGAGTATCTTAAAAGATTCTTATAaattacacatttatttttattatttttctctatTGACAAAAACACTGGAGATTCATTAGTCAAAAACAGAGAGATTTCCCCCGAGTTCTTCTGTGTAGCAGCTCacatataaatactgtatactcGAGGCAAAGCTTCGTGTGTCTTCACTTGGCCACAGAGGTGGTGGTCTGTGCTGGTGTCTTTGGACATTATCAATCTCCCCCCAGATATCTGGCATTCTGCAAATGAGTGAAATGAAAGAATTATCTGATGTAAGTTATTCCAATGTGACAATGAAGGAGACTTCTTAAAGATGGTTCTCAAGAAAGAGACAAAAAACTCAGAAGAAAACTTGTTTCTATTCCGGGAGATTTAAATCATCACAGATATTTACATGGATGCGTCTACAGATATGACAGTAAATGATATCTTGTATTTACCCCTCCAAAATAGTAAAGCCGTGAcatcagtgtatacagtatattgtagatATGACCACTACTGAATCAGAACTGTTGGGTCTGGGTGGCTTCATGCAGGGGGACACTCGATGAGTGTATATATCCTATTGTGTCTCCAAGCCTCAGGTCTTacactttttgcatttttttctttgctttcttTAATgataaaaaatttcaaaaatgtttcccactaaagtgtttttttttattgtaacacCTCGATCCCTTGTTGTTTTGGGCAATGTTGTTGTGGAGAAATTACTGAAAAAAACTAAAGCGGGCACCAGTTTTCAAATACATTTTGaacatttaatattcaaattaaagatggaaaaataaaatttagTAGCATCAAAATTAAGTAATAGTGCGGCTGAAAAAACAGCTAAAAAGTGGTCAATATTCTACATTAGCCCCTAAAATAATTTTCAGTGGGCATCATTAGTCTCAGGTTTAGCACCAATTGATTATTCTTGGACCTCCATGAgggaatgtattttattttttattgcttttatctattctttttgttaatttttaaatTCTTTGTGCCCTTTTTGGAGGCTTCGCATTTTGTGTTCATCAATCCCCCCCTGTATGTCTGATGCAGTGTTCCTAATGTATCTTTCCAAGATAGATCTTTGATTTGCAACTTCTTCACCTGCTATTTTTGAGGGAAGTACATACATAAGAAAGTACATAAGAACACACAAGTGTGGTGACAGCAGACAACTTTAAATAGAGGCAGCAGAAATATAATGAAACATGTGCCCCCATAAGTGGTTTttcccacttaaagggaacctaccaccacatatctacctatagtGGTAAAccgggtggtaggtacatctataggacaGGGGGATAACCCTTTTCAgggctaatcctcaagtccccGCAGTCTTTTGCttacttttatttggcaaatatgtaaattttctaaagtggctactggggcgtggagtagttggAGCTAAAGCTACAcggcatggctactccacgccccagtagccactttgttcctcctaccaaaaatctttggCGGGCAGCTCCTTGTACCTGCAAGCCCTCGTCCAAgaatcctgccatctgcgcatgcgtagtggctccggcttcagagcagtgaccgcgcagccgtgggcctgctgttctgcgcttgcacagacggcaggattctcggatgagggcgcgcagctacgaggagctgcgtgccgaagatttctggtaggaggtacaaagaggctactggggcgtggagtagccgtgccgtgtagcctcagctctggctactccacgcctcagtagccactttagaaaatgtacatatttgccaaataaaagttagcaaaagattgtgggggcgtgaggattagcccttaaaagtgcTATCCTCACGTTCTATATATGTTCCCagcacccgatctacctttgtaggtagatatgtggtggtaggttccctttgacTACAAAAGACTAGAGGTGTCAACAACacacaaaaatgttgcacaaggcATAGGTCATCCTTCTGGTGGTGCTTTAAGCTACTGTATGTTCTCTATGTGAGGGCTTTTGTTTTATGTAAAGAATTGTATCTTTATGCTGTTTAACCCATTCACCTTTTTTATGTATTCAGAAGAACAATAAGACGTTGGTCACAAAATTCTTACTCTTAGGATTTCAAGGCAGCCCATGTGTGAGAGTTTTCTTGTTTTGTCTTTTCCTGCTGATTTACTGTGGGACAATATTtgggaacctcctgatcatcaccctggtgtccaccagcaggagcctccaaacacccatgtacttcttcatctccCAACTGTCCATCAGTGACATCTTGTTACCTACAGATATTGTCCCCAACCTTCTGCAGATGTTGCTTAGCAATGGGGGGACCATTTCTGTTATAGATTGTATGATTCAGCTTTTTTTCTTCTGCGCCTCTGAAGCATCTGAGTGCTATCTCCTcacagtgatgtcctatgacagatacgtggccatctgtaaccccctcaGATACACCTCTATAATGACCAGTACACACTGTGTCACAGTGATTGTCATCTGTTGGTTCTTTGGATTTTCCAGTACTTTGTTCCTGATCGTAACAGCAGGAAAACTACATTTTTGTGGGGCAAATATCATTGACCATTTATTCTGTGACCTTGTTCCTTTTCTAGAACTTGCCTGTTCTGACACCTTCATTGTTCACTTAGAAGTTTATTTAATGAGCTTTACAGCTATAATAATCCCAACTACAATAATTGTTGTGTCTTATACCTATATCATTCTTACAGTCTTAAGGATTCCATCCAGCATCGggagacagaaagccttctccacctgtagctcccacctcattgtggtctccatcTTCTACTGGTCGATGTTCAGTGTTTACATTGTTCCAACCAAAGGACAATCATCGACCATGAGTAAGATCCTCTCCCTGCTTTATACTGTGTTCACTCCTTTGGTCAACCCCATCATATACAGCCTGAGGAATAAAGATATAAAGAAAGCCTTACAGGAAACCCTTCATACAATTCTGATCTAGAATGTAATTCatatccctttaaggacgcagccagtttatagcttaaggctcagccacatttttttggattctgacttgcattgctttatatggttataactagagatgagcgagtatacttgtcctagcttgatgctcgtttgagtattagcatactcgaaacggctcgttgcttggacgagtattccCCCTGCTCAACATctagcatttacttaagaaaacttagtgaagaacagtgaagaataacatgaaaacagtgaacacaggatcatttaagtgaagaacacagtgaagaacatattgaagatgtttccgtacatctgctaacttatcaaaagacacgagtgcagaaaggtgttcttcacaaaagtatgtgaagaacaatatgtgtgaggaatagagatgagcgagcactaaaatgctcgggtg
Proteins encoded:
- the LOC140128698 gene encoding olfactory receptor 6N1-like; translated protein: MSSYIKENLQKGLIRKSSPVCAGFFYVDKKDGSHLCINNRGLSKVTLNFLIHFHPAENKADALFHASDVAGEELAPLYIVPLECLVVAAPMDLQQLPPSKIYICPAEDFQLQAWSSLFEVLKHINPVAYKLRLPPTTDVFEIKVVLDMKMVPCQRMIAWAIAQPSAGERSSAHPFPFPSGKMTKTHKDLFFQEVIFYFRTESDYNMEIPDKNNKTLVTKFLLLGFQGSPCVRVFLFCLFLLIYCGTIFGNLLIITLVSTSRSLQTPMYFFISQLSISDILLPTDIVPNLLQMLLSNGGTISVIDCMIQLFFFCASEASECYLLTVMSYDRYVAICNPLRYTSIMTSTHCVTVIVICWFFGFSSTLFLIVTAGKLHFCGANIIDHLFCDLVPFLELACSDTFIVHLEVYLMSFTAIIIPTTIIVVSYTYIILTVLRIPSSIGRQKAFSTCSSHLIVVSIFYWSMFSVYIVPTKGQSSTMSKILSLLYTVFTPLVNPIIYSLRNKDIKKALQETLHTILI